A window from Cryobacterium sp. PAMC25264 encodes these proteins:
- the fmt gene encoding methionyl-tRNA formyltransferase codes for MKLVFAGTPQVAVPSLTLLASSGHEIAAVVTRTDAALGRKRVLTPSPVAAAADSLGLPVIKANRLDAAATDTITALDADLGVIVAYGGLVREPLLSAPRLGWINLHFSLLPRWRGAAPVQRAIMAGDAETGAAVFQLVAELDAGAVFAELTTPIGRHATAGTLLENLSRSGAELLCGVVDGLAAGTIQAIEQVGEVTLAPKLTLDDARVDWALDADRIHAIIRGVTPEPGAFTEIGGARLKLHDVAPAHGLPRLVPGHLSEIDKRVLIGTGTDPLELITVQPAGKTPMKAIDWWRGVAATEVVAS; via the coding sequence ATGAAACTCGTCTTCGCCGGGACCCCGCAGGTCGCCGTGCCCAGCCTGACCCTCCTGGCCTCGTCAGGCCATGAGATCGCAGCCGTCGTGACCCGAACGGATGCCGCACTGGGCCGCAAGCGTGTGCTCACGCCGTCCCCGGTCGCCGCCGCCGCCGACAGTCTCGGCCTGCCCGTGATCAAGGCCAACCGGCTTGACGCTGCCGCCACGGACACCATCACCGCGCTGGACGCCGACCTGGGCGTGATCGTGGCCTACGGCGGCCTCGTGCGCGAACCACTGCTCTCGGCTCCCCGTCTGGGCTGGATCAACCTGCACTTCTCCCTGCTCCCGCGCTGGCGCGGCGCGGCACCCGTGCAGCGCGCGATCATGGCCGGCGACGCCGAAACCGGTGCTGCCGTGTTCCAGCTTGTCGCCGAACTCGACGCCGGCGCCGTGTTCGCCGAGCTCACCACCCCGATCGGCCGGCACGCGACGGCGGGCACCCTGCTGGAGAACCTGAGCCGCAGCGGCGCCGAGCTCCTCTGCGGTGTGGTCGACGGCCTCGCGGCAGGCACCATCCAGGCCATCGAACAGGTGGGCGAGGTCACCCTCGCCCCCAAGCTCACCCTGGACGACGCCAGGGTCGACTGGGCCCTCGACGCCGATCGGATCCACGCGATCATCCGCGGGGTGACCCCTGAGCCCGGTGCCTTCACGGAGATCGGCGGCGCCCGCCTCAAGCTTCACGATGTGGCTCCGGCGCACGGCCTGCCCCGGCTCGTGCCCGGACACCTCAGCGAAATCGACAAACGAGTCCTCATCGGCACCGGCACGGATCCGCTTGAGCTCATCACCGTTCAACCGGCAGGAAAAACCCCAATGAAAGCAATCGACTGGTGGCGCGGAGTGGCAGCAACCGAGGTGGTCGCCTCATGA
- the gmk gene encoding guanylate kinase has translation MADNRPTPPDVDRVAASRAAVAARRARAFVKAQVAAGERTALDVLAAAVKEPNGVEGRLRVTELLVSIPAIGVTKMQRIMTRLEISPSKRLGGLGKHQRDRLRDFLAARPTTRRGAPDSRLIVLAGPTAVGKGTVAAYIREHHPEVHLSVSATTRAPRAGEVEGVSYFFVSDTEFDRMIADEELLEYATVHNAYRYGTPRGPVEAAIKDGNSVLLEIDIQGARAVRRAMPEARLVFLLPPSWDELVRRLIGRGTEDSAEQSRRLETAKLELAAQGEFDYRVVNTDVAEAAEEVVDLMKIRTSATPS, from the coding sequence GTGGCTGACAATCGCCCTACCCCACCCGACGTCGACCGCGTCGCGGCTTCCCGCGCCGCCGTCGCCGCCCGACGAGCCCGCGCTTTCGTGAAGGCCCAGGTTGCAGCCGGTGAGCGCACCGCGCTCGACGTCCTCGCCGCTGCCGTCAAGGAACCCAACGGTGTCGAGGGTCGGCTGCGCGTCACCGAGCTGCTCGTGAGCATCCCCGCCATCGGGGTGACCAAGATGCAGCGCATCATGACGCGGCTCGAGATCTCCCCGTCCAAGCGCTTGGGCGGCCTCGGCAAGCACCAGCGCGACCGGCTTCGTGACTTCCTCGCAGCCCGGCCCACCACCCGCCGCGGCGCCCCGGACTCCCGCCTGATCGTCCTGGCCGGGCCCACCGCCGTCGGCAAGGGAACAGTGGCTGCCTACATCCGCGAACACCACCCAGAGGTGCACCTGTCGGTGTCGGCCACCACCCGCGCCCCGCGCGCCGGCGAGGTGGAGGGCGTGAGCTACTTCTTCGTGTCGGATACCGAATTCGACCGCATGATCGCCGACGAAGAGCTGCTCGAGTACGCCACAGTGCACAACGCCTACCGGTACGGAACGCCCCGCGGCCCCGTCGAAGCGGCCATCAAGGACGGCAACAGCGTGCTGCTGGAGATCGACATCCAGGGCGCCCGTGCCGTGCGCCGGGCCATGCCGGAGGCCCGACTGGTCTTCCTGCTGCCGCCCAGCTGGGACGAACTCGTGCGCCGCCTGATCGGCCGGGGCACGGAGGATTCCGCCGAACAGAGCCGCCGTCTCGAGACCGCAAAGCTCGAATTGGCCGCTCAGGGCGAGTTCGATTATCGTGTCGTGAACACCGACGTGGCCGAAGCGGCCGAAGAAGTCGTAGACTTGATGAAGATTCGCACGTCAGCGACGCCGTCGTAG
- the pyrF gene encoding orotidine-5'-phosphate decarboxylase → MTPADAVSQTEPAVSAGSFGERLNGAFGRFGRLCVGIDPHSWLLTEWGLPDTAAGAERFGRLVVEASAGLVGIVKPQVAFYERFGSAGYLALERVLGDARAAGLLVIADVKRGDLGTSVEAYGQAWLSPGSPLEADAITLSPYMGVGSLASTIALAADANKGLFLLAATSNPEAAALQQAVLAGGAQAGRTVAASVLDQVQDINSAATGPAGMGSVGVVFGATVALADFGIDIHAPSTAVTTPVLAPGFGHQGANSADVASLFGGYAQGVIVSESRSVLSAGPHHVADEITRRVTEAGATRG, encoded by the coding sequence CCGTGAGCCAGACCGAACCGGCCGTATCCGCCGGTTCCTTCGGAGAACGTCTGAACGGGGCGTTCGGCCGGTTCGGCAGGCTCTGCGTCGGGATCGACCCGCACTCCTGGTTGCTCACCGAGTGGGGCCTGCCCGACACCGCCGCCGGAGCCGAGCGCTTCGGCCGGCTGGTCGTTGAGGCATCCGCCGGCCTGGTGGGCATTGTCAAGCCACAGGTGGCGTTCTACGAGCGGTTCGGCTCCGCCGGCTACCTCGCCCTCGAACGAGTGCTCGGCGACGCACGCGCCGCGGGGCTGCTGGTCATCGCCGACGTCAAACGGGGCGATCTGGGCACCAGTGTTGAGGCCTACGGCCAGGCTTGGCTCAGCCCGGGGTCACCGCTCGAGGCCGACGCGATCACCCTCAGCCCGTACATGGGCGTGGGGTCGCTCGCGAGCACCATCGCCCTGGCCGCGGATGCGAACAAAGGACTGTTCCTGCTCGCGGCGACCTCAAACCCGGAGGCCGCCGCCCTGCAGCAGGCGGTGCTCGCCGGGGGAGCGCAGGCCGGCCGCACCGTGGCCGCCTCCGTGCTGGACCAGGTGCAGGACATCAACTCGGCCGCGACGGGCCCAGCAGGCATGGGTTCGGTCGGAGTGGTGTTCGGCGCCACCGTCGCCCTGGCCGATTTCGGCATCGACATCCACGCCCCGTCCACCGCCGTCACCACTCCGGTGCTCGCCCCGGGCTTCGGCCATCAGGGTGCGAATTCCGCCGATGTGGCGAGTTTGTTTGGCGGATACGCTCAAGGCGTTATCGTGAGTGAATCGCGCAGCGTGTTATCGGCAGGTCCACACCATGTTGCCGACGAGATAACACGCCGAGTAACCGAAGCTGGAGCGACCCGTGGCTGA
- a CDS encoding primosomal protein N', translating into MTRTGLIARVLIDSPLPQLDHLFDYAIPDELAHLAQPGVRVRVPLRSANRVADGYVIDLIDPQAEPRTSPSGPATSTSTLDGLAADAGYSGKLSPVESIVSAVPVLSIPVWQLARRLADRAAGNASDIVRLGVPPRAVRVEKAWLAARASEAGAGSPGTTDTAELAEPGFAEYPPGTLGTIVAARLRVAIAAVPSLVRLPGAEADAAAGATDVVTVAATDVKTSVKKSADSGTTVGTWAITMAELAVSALRQGKSSILVTPDFRDQDQLQAALAMLAPAADVVRVDARQANPDRYRGFLSLLEGTPRIIVGNRSAVYAPAHDLGLIVIWDDGDPLYGEQLSPYVHARDAALIRREAADCALVFLGHSRSVETERLIEIGWLRAVHPAKDVHPRVIPTTFQSEPDAQARAARIPSAAWLAAKEAVRTGPVLVQVASPGYAPMLACRSCGQSARCTQCQGPLAQSSANATPACRWCGHLAAGWHCSHCEGTQLRVVTVGTGRTAEELGRAFPGSRVIVADGEHTVQTIGPEPALVIATRGAEPIPRNGYSAILILDGERMLARESLRVGEDCLRWWANAAALAAPGASVMLAGVGGSLARALNTWQPGPYAAAELADRRQLRFPPAVRVASVTGTSAEVAAALESLDDLPGLDVLGPVAHEPGSTGPSASGPARAAGGTPSVRAIVRFGYPLGDEVARTLKAAIVRNAASRRKPKGAAFRPAPTLRVRFDDPELL; encoded by the coding sequence ATGACTCGCACCGGCCTCATCGCACGGGTGCTGATCGATTCGCCCCTCCCGCAGCTCGACCACCTGTTCGATTATGCGATCCCCGACGAACTCGCCCATCTCGCGCAACCCGGCGTTCGGGTGCGGGTTCCGTTGCGTTCGGCGAACCGGGTGGCCGACGGGTACGTCATCGACCTGATCGACCCGCAGGCCGAGCCGCGGACGTCCCCGTCCGGGCCGGCCACCTCGACGTCCACCCTGGACGGCCTGGCGGCTGACGCGGGATACAGCGGCAAACTGAGCCCGGTCGAATCGATCGTTTCCGCGGTTCCGGTGCTCAGCATTCCGGTCTGGCAACTCGCACGCCGGCTGGCCGACCGCGCCGCAGGCAACGCCAGCGACATCGTGCGGCTCGGTGTCCCGCCGCGTGCCGTGCGAGTGGAGAAGGCCTGGCTGGCCGCGCGAGCGAGCGAAGCCGGTGCCGGGTCACCCGGAACGACGGATACCGCCGAGCTGGCCGAGCCCGGCTTCGCCGAATACCCGCCCGGAACGCTGGGCACCATCGTCGCCGCACGCTTGCGGGTGGCCATCGCCGCCGTGCCCAGCCTGGTGCGGCTGCCCGGCGCCGAGGCGGACGCCGCCGCAGGGGCGACGGACGTGGTGACAGTCGCGGCGACGGACGTGAAGACAAGCGTGAAGAAGAGCGCAGACTCCGGCACCACCGTGGGCACCTGGGCCATCACCATGGCCGAACTGGCCGTGTCGGCTCTTCGGCAGGGCAAGAGCAGCATTCTCGTGACCCCGGACTTCCGCGACCAGGACCAGCTGCAGGCCGCCCTGGCGATGCTGGCGCCCGCGGCGGACGTCGTGCGGGTCGACGCCCGCCAGGCAAACCCGGACCGCTACCGCGGCTTCCTCAGCCTGCTCGAGGGCACTCCACGCATCATCGTGGGCAACCGGTCGGCGGTATACGCCCCCGCTCACGACCTCGGCCTGATCGTGATCTGGGACGACGGCGACCCGCTCTACGGCGAACAGCTCAGCCCGTACGTGCACGCGAGGGACGCGGCCCTGATCCGCAGGGAGGCGGCCGACTGTGCCCTGGTCTTCCTCGGGCATTCGCGCAGCGTGGAGACCGAGCGTTTGATCGAGATCGGCTGGTTGCGTGCCGTTCACCCCGCCAAGGACGTCCATCCCCGGGTGATCCCCACCACCTTCCAGTCCGAGCCCGACGCCCAGGCCAGGGCCGCGCGCATCCCGTCGGCCGCCTGGCTGGCCGCGAAGGAGGCCGTGCGCACCGGACCGGTACTGGTGCAGGTCGCGAGCCCCGGCTACGCCCCGATGCTGGCCTGCCGCTCCTGCGGGCAGTCCGCCCGGTGCACCCAATGCCAGGGCCCGCTGGCGCAGTCCAGCGCCAACGCCACCCCGGCCTGCCGCTGGTGCGGCCACCTGGCCGCCGGCTGGCATTGCTCACACTGCGAGGGAACCCAGCTGCGGGTGGTCACCGTGGGCACCGGCCGCACCGCCGAAGAACTCGGCCGGGCCTTCCCCGGCTCCCGGGTCATCGTCGCCGACGGCGAGCACACCGTGCAGACGATCGGGCCGGAGCCGGCCCTGGTGATCGCCACCCGCGGCGCCGAACCGATTCCCCGCAACGGCTACAGCGCGATCCTCATCCTCGACGGTGAACGGATGCTCGCGCGCGAGTCCCTGCGGGTGGGGGAGGACTGCTTGCGCTGGTGGGCCAACGCCGCCGCCCTGGCCGCCCCCGGCGCCTCGGTCATGCTCGCCGGGGTGGGCGGTTCTCTCGCCCGAGCCCTGAACACCTGGCAGCCCGGCCCGTACGCTGCCGCGGAACTGGCCGACCGCCGGCAGTTGCGTTTCCCACCCGCCGTGCGGGTGGCCTCCGTCACCGGGACCAGCGCGGAGGTGGCCGCAGCCCTCGAATCCCTCGACGACCTGCCCGGACTGGACGTGCTCGGGCCGGTGGCGCACGAACCCGGAAGCACCGGCCCGAGCGCGAGCGGGCCCGCACGTGCGGCCGGTGGGACACCGTCAGTGCGCGCGATCGTGCGTTTCGGCTACCCGTTGGGCGACGAGGTCGCCCGCACGCTCAAGGCCGCGATCGTGCGCAATGCCGCCAGCCGCCGCAAGCCCAAGGGCGCGGCCTTCCGCCCTGCGCCTACACTCAGAGTACGATTCGACGACCCGGAGCTGCTGTAA
- the rpoZ gene encoding DNA-directed RNA polymerase subunit omega — protein MPNKPTGIIDPPIDDLLTKVDSKYALVIFASKRARQINDYYADLHEGSLFDNVGPLVDSTVDDKPLSVALREINEDKLTSKPIVE, from the coding sequence GTGCCCAACAAGCCCACTGGCATCATTGACCCGCCCATCGACGACCTGCTGACCAAGGTCGATTCCAAGTACGCCCTGGTGATCTTCGCGTCCAAGCGCGCCCGCCAGATCAACGACTACTACGCGGACCTGCACGAAGGCAGCCTGTTCGACAACGTCGGACCGCTCGTGGACTCCACCGTCGACGACAAGCCGCTGTCCGTGGCACTGCGCGAAATCAACGAGGACAAGCTCACCTCGAAGCCCATCGTCGAGTAA
- the coaBC gene encoding bifunctional phosphopantothenoylcysteine decarboxylase/phosphopantothenate--cysteine ligase CoaBC — protein sequence MSTGRTIVVGITGGIAAYKAVNVVRAFVLLGDDVHVVATEAALRFVGKPTLEAISRNTVHTDLYEGVAEVRHVAIGQSADLIVIAPATAHSIAKIALGLADDLLGNTILASTAPLVIAPAMHTEMWNNPATVANVDTLRERGVTIVGPGTGRLTGSDSGPGRMEEPETIVAAALAALEARTSSRSTGSDVELPVQDLAGRRVLISAGGTREPLDPVRFLGNRSSGRQGIALAQAALSRGATVTLVAAHLEVAVPEGIRVRTVSSTLDLQRAMQDAAASADLIVMAAAVADYRPAEVRADKIKKDSTGERLSLDLVRNPDVLAGLVVDRRPGQVIVGFAAETEPDDALRRELGRSKIQRKGADLLVLNRVGWTEGFATEGNAIEVLNGAGDIVMEASGTKLSVAHRILDSILQAHGV from the coding sequence ATGTCGACTGGTCGCACGATCGTCGTCGGGATAACCGGCGGCATCGCTGCCTATAAGGCCGTCAACGTCGTGCGCGCTTTTGTGCTGCTCGGGGACGACGTTCACGTCGTCGCGACCGAGGCGGCGCTGCGCTTCGTCGGCAAGCCGACCCTCGAGGCCATCTCTCGCAACACCGTGCACACCGACCTCTACGAGGGGGTCGCCGAGGTGCGCCACGTGGCCATCGGACAGTCGGCCGACCTCATCGTGATCGCGCCCGCCACGGCCCACAGCATCGCCAAGATCGCCCTCGGCCTGGCCGACGACCTGCTCGGCAATACCATCCTGGCCAGCACCGCCCCGCTCGTGATCGCGCCGGCCATGCACACCGAGATGTGGAACAACCCCGCCACCGTAGCCAACGTGGACACCCTGCGGGAACGCGGCGTCACCATCGTCGGACCGGGCACCGGCCGGCTCACCGGCTCCGATTCCGGCCCTGGCCGGATGGAGGAACCCGAGACCATCGTGGCCGCAGCCCTCGCCGCGCTCGAGGCCCGGACGTCGTCCCGGTCCACAGGGTCGGACGTCGAACTCCCGGTGCAGGACCTCGCCGGCCGCCGCGTGCTGATCAGCGCCGGCGGCACTCGCGAACCGCTCGACCCGGTGCGCTTCCTCGGCAACCGCTCCAGCGGCCGCCAGGGCATCGCCCTGGCGCAGGCCGCCCTGTCGCGCGGTGCCACCGTCACGCTGGTCGCCGCCCACCTCGAGGTCGCCGTGCCGGAGGGCATCCGGGTGCGCACCGTCAGCAGCACCCTCGACCTGCAGCGGGCGATGCAGGATGCCGCCGCCTCCGCCGACCTGATCGTGATGGCCGCCGCCGTGGCCGACTACCGTCCGGCCGAGGTGCGGGCGGACAAGATCAAGAAGGACAGCACGGGGGAGCGGCTGTCGCTGGACCTCGTGCGCAACCCCGATGTGCTCGCCGGCCTCGTCGTCGATCGGCGTCCGGGCCAGGTCATCGTGGGATTCGCCGCCGAGACCGAACCCGACGACGCGCTGCGCCGGGAGCTCGGTCGCAGCAAGATCCAACGGAAGGGCGCGGATCTGCTCGTGCTCAACCGGGTCGGCTGGACCGAGGGTTTCGCCACAGAGGGTAACGCTATCGAGGTGCTCAACGGCGCCGGAGATATAGTGATGGAGGCCTCCGGGACGAAGTTGTCGGTGGCCCACCGTATCCTCGACAGCATCCTGCAGGCCCACGGCGTCTGA
- the hisG gene encoding ATP phosphoribosyltransferase: MLRIAVPNKGSLAETAAQMLSEAGYNGRRDPRDLVVADPRNDVEFFYLRPRDIATYVGSGALDVGITGRDLLLDSGSSAAEIASLDFGGSTFRFAGPAGRFTDLADLEGLRVATSYPGLVGTFLAGHGVNVHLVTLDGAVESAVQLGVADAVADVVSTGSTLRKAGLQIFGPVILESTAVLITSENVNPGINTLLRRLQGVLVARQYVLVDYDVHVDNLDAACQAASGIESPTISSLRDPNWVAVRVMIPRLDTNSVMDRLYELGARAILVTSIHNARL; encoded by the coding sequence ATGTTGAGAATCGCCGTGCCCAATAAGGGCTCGCTCGCCGAGACCGCCGCCCAGATGCTGTCGGAGGCCGGTTACAACGGTCGCCGTGACCCGCGCGACCTCGTCGTCGCCGACCCGCGCAACGACGTGGAGTTCTTCTACCTGCGTCCCCGTGACATCGCTACCTACGTCGGCAGCGGCGCACTGGACGTGGGCATCACCGGCCGTGACCTGCTGCTGGACTCGGGATCGAGCGCCGCGGAGATCGCCAGCCTCGACTTCGGCGGCTCCACCTTCCGCTTCGCCGGGCCCGCCGGCCGCTTCACCGACCTCGCCGACCTCGAGGGCCTCCGAGTCGCCACGAGCTACCCCGGCCTCGTGGGCACCTTCCTGGCCGGCCACGGCGTCAACGTGCACTTGGTCACCCTCGACGGCGCCGTCGAGTCCGCCGTGCAGCTGGGCGTGGCGGATGCCGTCGCCGACGTGGTCTCCACCGGCTCCACGCTGCGGAAGGCCGGCCTGCAGATCTTCGGCCCGGTCATCCTCGAGTCGACCGCGGTGCTGATCACCTCCGAAAACGTGAATCCGGGCATCAACACGCTGCTGCGCCGCCTGCAGGGCGTTCTCGTGGCCCGCCAGTACGTCCTGGTGGACTACGACGTGCACGTCGACAACCTCGACGCCGCCTGCCAGGCCGCGTCAGGCATCGAGTCGCCTACGATCTCCTCGCTCCGCGACCCGAACTGGGTGGCCGTGCGGGTGATGATCCCTCGACTGGACACCAACAGTGTCATGGACCGGTTGTACGAACTCGGTGCCCGCGCCATCCTCGTCACGTCCATCCACAACGCCCGGCTGTAA
- the metK gene encoding methionine adenosyltransferase — translation MSDLRLFTSESVTEGHPDKICDQISDSILDALLTEDPQSRVAVETLVTTGLVHVAGEVTTAGYVEIPSIVRKCITDIGYDSSDVWFDGRSCGVEISIGGQSPDIAQGVDDAYESREQDSLDDYDRQGAGDQGIMFGYATRETPELMPIPIWIAHRMAERLAEVRKSGELDYLRPDGKTQVTIGYDGIVPRTVETVVLSTQHSPAVTTEKLRADIAELVIKPVLERVDLDAGSLRTLVNPTGRFEIGGPQGDAGLTGRKIIIDTYGGSSRHGGGAFSGKDPSKVDRSAAYAMRWVAKNAVAAGLAERLEIQVAYAIGTASPVGLYVESFGTGALPDKEITAAIREVFDLRPAAIIHDLDLLRPIYAQTAAYGHFGRELPDFTWERLDRVDDLRSAAGL, via the coding sequence ATGAGCGATCTTCGCCTCTTCACCTCGGAGTCGGTCACCGAAGGCCACCCGGACAAGATCTGCGACCAGATCTCCGACAGCATCCTCGACGCCCTGCTCACGGAGGACCCGCAGAGCCGGGTCGCCGTCGAGACCCTCGTCACCACGGGCCTCGTACACGTCGCCGGTGAGGTCACCACGGCCGGATACGTCGAGATCCCGTCGATCGTGCGCAAGTGCATCACCGACATCGGATACGACTCGTCCGACGTCTGGTTCGACGGCCGCTCCTGCGGAGTGGAGATCTCCATCGGCGGACAGTCCCCGGATATCGCCCAGGGCGTCGACGACGCCTACGAGAGCCGCGAGCAGGACAGCCTCGACGACTACGACCGCCAGGGCGCCGGTGACCAGGGCATCATGTTCGGGTACGCCACTCGCGAGACCCCTGAGCTCATGCCGATCCCGATCTGGATCGCCCACCGCATGGCGGAGCGCCTCGCCGAGGTGCGGAAGTCCGGCGAACTGGACTACCTGCGCCCGGACGGCAAGACCCAGGTGACCATCGGCTACGACGGCATCGTTCCCCGCACTGTCGAAACCGTCGTTCTCTCCACCCAGCACTCACCGGCCGTGACCACCGAGAAACTGCGCGCCGACATCGCCGAGCTCGTCATCAAGCCGGTCCTCGAGCGCGTCGACCTGGACGCAGGGAGCCTGCGCACCTTGGTGAACCCCACCGGTCGGTTCGAGATCGGCGGCCCGCAGGGCGATGCCGGCCTCACCGGTCGCAAGATCATCATCGACACGTACGGCGGATCCAGCCGGCACGGCGGCGGCGCCTTCAGCGGCAAGGACCCGTCCAAGGTCGACCGCTCAGCCGCCTACGCAATGCGCTGGGTGGCCAAGAACGCCGTGGCGGCCGGCCTGGCCGAACGCCTCGAGATCCAGGTGGCCTACGCCATCGGCACGGCGTCCCCCGTCGGCCTGTACGTGGAGTCGTTCGGCACCGGCGCCCTGCCGGACAAGGAGATCACCGCGGCCATCCGCGAGGTCTTCGACCTCCGCCCGGCCGCCATCATCCACGATCTCGACCTGCTCCGCCCGATCTACGCCCAGACGGCGGCCTACGGCCACTTCGGGCGTGAACTGCCCGACTTCACCTGGGAGCGGCTCGACAGAGTCGATGACCTGAGAAGCGCAGCCGGACTCTGA
- the rpe gene encoding ribulose-phosphate 3-epimerase gives MVTRINPSILAADFANLESEFGRISSADLAHVDVMDNHFVPNLTLGLPIVERLLQVSAIPLDIHLMIEDPDRWAPSYAEAGAYSVTFHAEAAADAVGLARRLRQIGARAGIALKPGTPVEPYLDLLAEFDQVLVMTVEPGFGGQSFLASTMPKLSVLADAVRASGLDVWLQVDGGITEDTIVQAAEAGADTFVAGSSVFTGNPADRIARLRAAAQAHPHRHG, from the coding sequence ATGGTTACCCGGATCAACCCCAGCATTCTGGCCGCAGACTTCGCGAACCTGGAAAGCGAATTCGGCCGCATCAGCAGCGCAGACCTCGCCCACGTGGACGTGATGGACAACCATTTCGTGCCCAACCTGACCCTCGGGCTGCCCATCGTGGAACGTCTGCTGCAGGTGTCGGCGATCCCGCTGGACATCCACCTCATGATCGAGGACCCGGACCGCTGGGCTCCCTCCTACGCCGAAGCCGGCGCCTACTCGGTCACGTTCCACGCCGAGGCCGCCGCGGATGCCGTCGGCCTGGCCCGCAGGCTGCGTCAGATTGGCGCCAGGGCCGGCATCGCCCTCAAGCCGGGCACACCGGTCGAGCCGTACCTGGACCTGCTCGCCGAGTTCGACCAGGTGCTCGTCATGACCGTCGAACCCGGCTTCGGCGGGCAGAGTTTCCTGGCCTCCACCATGCCCAAGCTCAGCGTGCTCGCCGACGCCGTCAGGGCCAGCGGCCTCGACGTGTGGCTGCAGGTCGACGGCGGCATCACCGAAGACACCATCGTGCAGGCCGCCGAGGCCGGCGCAGACACCTTCGTGGCCGGCTCCAGCGTCTTCACCGGCAACCCCGCCGACCGGATCGCCCGCCTGCGGGCGGCCGCCCAGGCGCACCCGCACCGGCACGGCTGA
- a CDS encoding phosphoribosyl-ATP diphosphatase: MKTFDALFAELSQKAIDRPEGSGTVRELDAGVHAIGKKIVEEAAEVWMAAEYQSDTETAEEISQLIYHLQVLMVAKGLSPEDVYRHL; the protein is encoded by the coding sequence GTGAAAACATTCGACGCCCTGTTCGCTGAGTTGAGCCAGAAGGCCATCGACCGCCCTGAGGGCTCCGGCACCGTCCGCGAGCTCGACGCCGGCGTGCATGCCATCGGCAAGAAGATCGTCGAAGAGGCCGCCGAAGTCTGGATGGCCGCTGAGTACCAGAGCGACACCGAGACTGCCGAAGAGATCTCGCAGCTCATCTACCACCTGCAGGTGTTGATGGTGGCGAAGGGTCTTTCCCCCGAGGACGTCTACCGACATCTCTGA